In one Tepidisphaeraceae bacterium genomic region, the following are encoded:
- a CDS encoding GspE/PulE family protein yields MNQLLDQMFRRGLLDADARDRAAGAIDTGKPLEEAVLSADGVTEEVMLRFLADSLELPYIDVEQQTPTKEFLAAFPARVLVRHNVLPIYEADGAVVVASSRVSDHTALDELRLLTNREYTLGLAPSTEIDRAIKRLLGVGADTLQSLDAEAGLSVIDAEGDNDLDDASAAQDASIIRFVNQVLTEAIESRATDVHIEPFEDQLRLRYRIDGVLVEANVPGSVRRFHAAIVSRLKILSHLDIAEKRLPQDGRIKLKLAGNEIDVRVSIIPMIHGEAVVLRILHRMSALMGTEHLGMASRDRTLFDQVLDMPHGIVLVTGPTGSGKTTTLYAALSKINDVQRKIVTIEDPVEYQLRGVNQIQVSNKTGLTFSAGLRAILRHDPDVVLVGEIRDRETAEIAVQASLTGHLVFSTLHTNDAPGAATRLVDMGVEPYLVASSLEVVIAQRLVRLICEKCKQPLGRDETDRLRQLYGDRTPEVMYHGTGCRACSGTGFRGRQGVFEMMGISDEVRSLILSRAPSQAIRKVAMQQGMRSLRDDGWRLLRSGQTTVEEILQNTKDEESHLSFADPVVEATRT; encoded by the coding sequence GTGAATCAGTTGCTGGACCAGATGTTTCGCCGCGGCCTGCTGGACGCCGATGCCCGCGATCGCGCCGCCGGCGCGATCGACACCGGCAAGCCACTGGAAGAGGCCGTGCTGTCGGCCGACGGGGTGACCGAAGAGGTCATGCTGCGCTTCCTCGCCGATTCGCTCGAGCTGCCGTACATCGACGTCGAGCAGCAGACCCCCACGAAGGAATTCCTGGCCGCGTTTCCCGCGCGCGTGCTCGTGCGGCACAACGTGCTGCCGATCTACGAGGCTGACGGCGCGGTCGTCGTGGCCTCGTCGCGCGTGAGCGACCATACCGCCCTCGACGAGCTGCGCCTGCTGACCAACCGCGAGTACACGCTCGGCCTGGCGCCATCCACCGAGATCGACCGCGCGATCAAGCGGCTGCTGGGCGTTGGCGCCGACACGCTGCAATCGCTGGATGCCGAGGCCGGACTGAGCGTCATCGACGCCGAGGGCGACAACGACCTCGACGATGCGTCGGCGGCGCAGGACGCGTCGATCATCCGCTTCGTCAACCAGGTGCTGACCGAGGCGATCGAGTCGCGCGCGACCGACGTGCACATCGAGCCGTTCGAGGACCAGCTGCGCCTGCGATACCGCATCGACGGCGTTCTGGTCGAGGCCAACGTGCCCGGCTCCGTCCGCCGGTTTCACGCGGCCATCGTGAGCCGGTTGAAGATTTTGTCGCACCTGGACATCGCCGAGAAGCGCCTGCCGCAGGACGGCCGCATCAAGCTGAAGCTGGCGGGCAACGAGATCGACGTGCGCGTGAGCATCATCCCGATGATCCACGGCGAGGCGGTCGTGCTGCGCATCCTGCACCGCATGAGCGCGCTCATGGGCACCGAACACCTCGGCATGGCGTCGCGCGACCGCACGCTGTTCGACCAGGTGCTGGACATGCCGCACGGCATCGTGCTGGTGACCGGTCCCACCGGCTCGGGCAAAACCACCACGCTGTACGCGGCGCTCAGCAAGATCAACGACGTGCAGCGCAAGATCGTGACGATCGAGGACCCGGTCGAATACCAGCTGCGCGGCGTGAACCAGATTCAGGTATCGAACAAGACCGGCCTCACCTTTTCGGCCGGCCTTCGCGCCATCTTACGTCACGACCCGGATGTGGTGCTGGTGGGCGAAATTCGCGACCGCGAGACCGCCGAGATCGCCGTGCAGGCATCGCTCACCGGTCACCTGGTCTTCAGCACGCTGCACACGAACGATGCGCCCGGCGCCGCCACGCGGCTGGTGGATATGGGCGTCGAACCTTATCTGGTCGCGTCGTCGCTGGAAGTGGTCATCGCCCAGCGATTGGTGCGGTTGATCTGCGAGAAGTGCAAGCAACCGCTCGGTCGCGACGAGACCGACCGCCTGCGGCAACTGTACGGCGACCGCACGCCCGAGGTGATGTACCACGGCACCGGTTGCCGCGCGTGCAGCGGCACGGGTTTCCGCGGGCGTCAGGGCGTGTTCGAGATGATGGGCATTAGCGATGAGGTGCGCTCGCTGATCCTCAGCCGTGCGCCGTCGCAGGCCATTCGCAAGGTGGCGATGCAGCAAGGCATGCGCAGCCTGCGCGACGACGGTTGGCGCCTGCTGCGCAGCGGGCAGACCACGGTCGAGGAGATCCTGCAGAACACGAAGGACGAAGAGTCGCACCTGAGCTTCGCCGACCCCGTGGTGGAGGCCACGCGCACATGA
- a CDS encoding type II secretion system F family protein, translating into MSAFTYVAIDKAGKRTTGTVGADTRAAAMDEVMRQGLSPLSLQESGGNAGSFITATDGVPAKVPGKAVEAFTRELANLLAGGLPLARALALLKREAAHPAAKAAWTKIHDDVVGGESLGDSLAKFPQAFSGVYVAMVRAGEAGGFLPVVLQQISDFRERERDLTGKVKAAMIYPLALATVATVVLIFLLTFFIPKFSGIFAQFGSKLPLLTQFVVAISNSLLRYGPFIAIVLVVVVVMIRRWFATPPGRRFLERLILRTPVLGTVAARFALVRFCRMLGTLIAAGVPLVASLRVAREALGNQSLADSISHAIEQVQRGTALSKALAVNQQLFPPSVIEMIAMAEETSRVDKELVRLAGAYEGDLDRHLRMFVALAEPLLLVIMAALIGTVVVSMLLPVFTLQDMIN; encoded by the coding sequence ATGAGCGCCTTCACTTACGTCGCGATCGACAAGGCAGGCAAGCGGACCACCGGTACCGTTGGCGCCGACACGCGCGCCGCTGCGATGGACGAGGTGATGCGCCAGGGGCTGTCGCCGTTGTCGCTTCAGGAATCGGGCGGCAACGCCGGATCGTTCATCACCGCCACCGATGGCGTGCCGGCGAAGGTGCCGGGCAAGGCGGTGGAGGCGTTCACGCGTGAGCTGGCCAACCTGCTGGCTGGCGGCCTGCCTCTGGCCCGGGCGCTGGCGTTGCTGAAGCGCGAGGCCGCTCATCCCGCAGCGAAGGCCGCGTGGACGAAGATTCACGATGACGTGGTGGGCGGTGAATCGCTCGGCGATTCGCTGGCGAAGTTTCCGCAGGCGTTCTCCGGCGTCTACGTCGCCATGGTGCGCGCCGGTGAGGCGGGCGGCTTTCTGCCCGTTGTGCTGCAACAGATCTCCGACTTCCGCGAACGCGAACGCGACCTCACCGGCAAGGTGAAGGCCGCCATGATCTACCCGCTGGCCCTGGCCACCGTGGCGACGGTCGTGCTGATCTTTTTGCTGACGTTCTTCATCCCGAAGTTCTCCGGCATCTTCGCGCAGTTCGGCTCGAAGCTGCCGTTGCTCACGCAGTTCGTCGTCGCAATCAGCAACAGTTTGCTGAGGTACGGCCCGTTTATCGCGATCGTGTTGGTCGTGGTCGTCGTCATGATCCGGCGATGGTTCGCCACGCCCCCGGGCCGGCGGTTCCTGGAACGGCTGATCCTGCGCACACCGGTGCTCGGCACCGTCGCGGCGCGGTTTGCGCTCGTGCGCTTCTGCCGCATGCTGGGCACGCTGATCGCCGCCGGCGTGCCGCTGGTGGCATCGCTGCGGGTGGCGCGGGAAGCGCTGGGCAATCAGTCGCTGGCCGACTCCATCTCGCACGCGATCGAACAGGTGCAGCGCGGCACGGCCCTCAGCAAGGCGCTGGCGGTTAATCAACAGCTGTTCCCGCCAAGCGTGATCGAGATGATCGCGATGGCCGAGGAAACCAGCCGTGTGGATAAGGAACTGGTTCGGCTGGCCGGTGCGTACGAAGGGGATCTCGACCGCCACCTGCGCATGTTCGTCGCGCTGGCCGAACCGTTGTTGCTGGTCATCATGGCGGCGCTGATCGGCACGGTGGTGGTCAGCATGTTGCTGCCGGTGTTTACGTTGCAGGACATGATCAATTAG
- the gspG gene encoding type II secretion system major pseudopilin GspG, whose protein sequence is MRNNTRRSGFTLIELLLVLVILAVLAALVVPKFTNRSQQARETAVKTDISNMQTSLNAFEIDTGRFPSSEEGLGALLQQPASVQGWRGPYLERGLPKDPWGNPYGYRYPGQKNTSGFDLYSLGVDGREGNDDIGNWDN, encoded by the coding sequence ATGCGAAACAACACGCGGCGAAGTGGCTTTACCCTGATCGAGCTGTTGCTCGTGCTGGTGATCCTGGCGGTGCTGGCGGCGCTGGTGGTGCCGAAGTTCACCAACCGTTCCCAACAGGCCCGCGAGACGGCGGTGAAGACGGACATCTCGAACATGCAGACGTCGCTGAACGCGTTCGAGATCGACACGGGTCGCTTCCCAAGCTCCGAAGAGGGGCTGGGCGCCCTGCTGCAGCAGCCGGCCAGCGTGCAGGGTTGGCGCGGGCCTTACCTGGAGCGCGGCTTGCCGAAAGACCCGTGGGGCAACCCGTACGGGTATCGCTACCCGGGCCAGAAGAACACGAGCGGTTTCGATCTGTACTCGCTCGGCGTCGATGGCCGCGAGGGCAACGACGACATCGGCAACTGGGATAATTGA
- a CDS encoding GspH/FimT family pseudopilin → MNIRSVHHHQLRTSHCDDRRAFTLIEMVLVMVVLAIGVSLTAPSLRGWSQGATLRDAGQQFLAATQLARSQAAATGVPHRLQVDTAANTYVLGALNGAEWLPVPGEFGQPTALPAEHRIEINTTGTEPNAIDFYPNGRTTPCSVRLIGRTGEAIEFACAFPAEPFQRVIATP, encoded by the coding sequence TTGAACATCCGTAGCGTCCATCATCATCAGCTTCGCACGAGTCATTGCGATGATCGCCGCGCGTTCACGCTCATCGAAATGGTGCTCGTGATGGTCGTGCTGGCGATCGGCGTGTCCCTGACCGCCCCTTCGCTGCGCGGCTGGAGCCAGGGCGCGACGCTACGAGATGCCGGCCAGCAGTTCCTGGCCGCCACACAACTCGCGCGCTCGCAGGCGGCCGCGACCGGGGTGCCGCATCGGTTGCAGGTCGACACGGCGGCCAACACGTACGTGCTGGGCGCGCTCAACGGCGCCGAATGGCTCCCCGTGCCCGGCGAGTTCGGCCAACCGACGGCGCTGCCCGCCGAGCACCGCATCGAGATCAACACGACGGGCACCGAGCCCAACGCGATCGACTTTTATCCCAACGGCCGCACTACCCCCTGCAGCGTGCGGCTGATCGGGCGCACCGGTGAGGCGATCGAGTTCGCCTGCGCTTTCCCGGCCGAACCGTTTCAACGCGTGATCGCTACGCCATGA
- a CDS encoding type II secretion system protein, whose protein sequence is MTQPPVQLPQPLSRGHRTTARRGFTLIEVLAALVLVAIVLPVAMRGVTLSMQAAARSRQLTEAGQLAASKLAELTVLKDVTLFSSSGAFPDFPEYRWETTSAQRDNGLYEVNARVIWTAQGLEQWVTLTTLIYPAAATSSSTSGAASGGTTGATP, encoded by the coding sequence ATGACGCAACCGCCCGTCCAACTTCCGCAGCCGCTGAGCCGTGGTCACCGAACGACCGCGCGACGTGGGTTCACGCTGATCGAAGTGCTGGCGGCGCTGGTGCTGGTGGCCATCGTGCTGCCGGTGGCGATGCGCGGCGTAACGCTGTCGATGCAGGCCGCGGCGCGTTCACGGCAACTTACCGAAGCCGGCCAGTTGGCTGCCAGCAAGCTCGCCGAGCTCACCGTACTGAAGGACGTCACGCTGTTCAGCAGCTCGGGCGCGTTCCCCGATTTCCCCGAGTACCGCTGGGAGACGACATCCGCCCAGCGCGACAACGGGCTGTACGAGGTGAACGCGCGCGTGATCTGGACCGCGCAGGGCTTGGAACAGTGGGTCACGCTAACCACCCTCATCTACCCCGCGGCCGCGACGTCCAGTTCAACCAGCGGTGCCGCCAGTGGCGGCACAACGGGGGCGACACCATGA
- a CDS encoding type II secretion system protein GspJ codes for MTMPHHHRRRHRSAFTLLELILSLGMVAMISLTLYGSMRTAFRARTTAENQTAAARPAQILLDLLQSDFESILPPGGTLAGAFIATPATTGFGSADRVNFFTIGRDLYGQVPAPFAEGVRQVELALDTTGPQPLLVRRVSRNLLSQNEAPIEQEVLSPRVRALSLRYYDGTEWTDTWDSAALANALPQAVQIGIEIDQPTRDGSGPYRMSRIVPIVCIAAPPETTSTTATEAPAETQ; via the coding sequence ATGACGATGCCCCACCATCACCGCCGCCGCCATCGTAGCGCGTTTACGCTGCTGGAACTGATCCTGTCGCTCGGCATGGTCGCGATGATCTCGCTAACGTTGTACGGTTCGATGCGCACCGCCTTCCGCGCCCGCACGACTGCCGAGAATCAGACCGCGGCCGCCAGGCCCGCGCAAATCCTGCTCGATTTGCTGCAGAGCGACTTCGAGTCGATCCTGCCGCCCGGTGGCACGCTCGCAGGCGCCTTTATCGCCACCCCCGCCACCACCGGTTTCGGGTCGGCCGACCGCGTGAACTTCTTTACGATCGGTCGCGATCTATACGGCCAGGTGCCGGCGCCGTTTGCCGAGGGCGTGCGGCAGGTCGAACTGGCGCTCGACACCACCGGCCCACAGCCACTGCTGGTGCGGCGCGTGAGCCGCAACCTGCTGTCGCAGAACGAGGCGCCAATCGAGCAGGAAGTGCTGTCGCCGCGCGTGCGGGCGCTGTCGTTGCGGTACTACGACGGCACCGAATGGACCGACACGTGGGACTCGGCCGCGCTCGCCAACGCGCTGCCGCAGGCCGTGCAGATCGGCATCGAGATCGATCAACCCACGCGCGACGGCAGCGGCCCGTACCGGATGTCGCGCATCGTACCAATCGTCTGCATCGCCGCCCCCCCGGAAACAACGTCCACCACCGCGACGGAGGCGCCCGCCGAAACGCAATGA
- a CDS encoding helix-hairpin-helix domain-containing protein, giving the protein MMCPTRTTSLHGTRLRSRRGSILIITMVVVFAIASMVLSLGRWSRAESLTAANGVAAMQAVAVQRGAEQHVLALLATQRDSLATLSESEFANVPVGAGYFWIVRPTFGDTTLPQYGLLDESAKVNLNTADQRTLESVPNMTPELAAAIIDWRDEDDTLSANGAESQEYQAASAAYVAKNAPFETVEELLLVKGMTPALLYGTSATGSVITDSAQASVSGTYGLFDRFTVWSSRPNTAADGTARVRINGRGNQDALEKLLQEKLGQLRGSEIVRATRRGNSRDLFDFANRAGLKASELALIEDQITTADPAQPLKGQINVFQAPREVLGAVLNLSTDDVDELVARRDAERAKSPTSIAWVYDALEGRAVGLGDRIAGQGRQFSADIVTATANGRAFRHVRIVIDASDDTAPRIVYRRELSDGGWPLDPAILTSLRDGRGLNGGGFASSFQGSMQ; this is encoded by the coding sequence ATGATGTGCCCCACCCGCACAACTTCGCTGCACGGCACGCGCCTGCGGTCACGGCGCGGCAGCATCCTCATCATCACGATGGTGGTCGTGTTCGCGATCGCGTCCATGGTGTTGTCGCTCGGCCGCTGGTCGCGCGCCGAGTCGCTCACCGCTGCCAATGGCGTGGCCGCGATGCAGGCGGTCGCCGTGCAGCGCGGGGCGGAACAGCACGTGCTCGCGCTGCTCGCCACCCAGCGCGATAGCCTGGCTACCCTGAGCGAGTCTGAGTTTGCAAACGTGCCCGTGGGGGCCGGCTACTTCTGGATCGTGCGCCCGACTTTTGGCGACACCACGCTGCCGCAGTACGGGCTGCTCGACGAATCGGCGAAGGTGAACCTGAACACCGCCGATCAGCGCACGCTCGAATCGGTCCCAAACATGACGCCCGAGCTCGCCGCCGCCATCATCGATTGGCGCGACGAGGACGACACGCTGTCGGCCAACGGCGCCGAATCGCAGGAATATCAGGCTGCCAGCGCCGCCTACGTGGCCAAGAACGCGCCGTTCGAGACGGTCGAGGAACTGCTGCTGGTGAAGGGCATGACGCCAGCACTGCTGTACGGCACGTCGGCCACCGGTAGCGTGATCACCGATAGTGCCCAGGCCAGCGTCAGCGGCACGTATGGCCTGTTTGACCGCTTCACCGTCTGGAGCAGCCGCCCCAACACCGCCGCCGACGGCACCGCACGCGTGCGCATCAACGGCCGCGGGAATCAGGACGCGCTGGAGAAGCTGCTGCAGGAAAAGCTCGGCCAGTTGCGCGGCAGCGAGATCGTGCGCGCAACGCGTCGCGGCAACTCGCGCGACCTCTTCGACTTCGCCAACCGCGCCGGCCTGAAAGCCTCGGAACTGGCACTGATTGAAGACCAGATCACCACTGCCGACCCCGCGCAACCGTTGAAGGGGCAGATCAACGTTTTCCAGGCGCCGCGCGAGGTGCTTGGGGCCGTGCTGAATCTGTCGACCGACGACGTCGACGAGCTGGTCGCCCGCCGCGACGCCGAGCGCGCCAAGAGCCCGACGTCCATCGCGTGGGTCTATGATGCGCTGGAGGGCCGCGCTGTCGGCCTCGGCGATCGCATCGCCGGGCAGGGCCGGCAGTTCTCGGCCGACATTGTGACGGCGACGGCGAACGGTCGCGCGTTCCGGCACGTTCGAATCGTGATCGACGCGAGCGACGACACGGCGCCGCGGATCGTTTATCGTCGCGAGCTGTCCGACGGTGGCTGGCCGCTGGACCCGGCGATCCTCACATCGCTTCGTGACGGTCGGGGGTTGAACGGCGGTGGCTTCGCGTCCTCTTTCCAAGGTTCGATGCAATGA
- a CDS encoding GspMb/PilO family protein: MKLSNREKYVGIGAAVVIGLFALDSVLLSPLLARLNDADQRVALANRELREADQLFQNSLRARRKWKDMAGDTVKTDESAGQSQLLNRVDGWAQDAGLPLSALKTGRGEGEQGFQRISVQATAAGTMAQVSRFLYSVHTAKVPVRVSELQIASRKEGTDDLALQVSISSIYAPPPPPAGDAAGGRTGAR; this comes from the coding sequence ATGAAGCTATCGAACCGAGAAAAGTACGTCGGCATCGGCGCTGCAGTGGTGATTGGGCTGTTCGCGCTCGACAGCGTTCTGTTGTCGCCGTTGCTGGCACGTCTGAATGATGCCGACCAGCGAGTTGCGCTTGCCAATCGCGAACTGCGCGAGGCCGACCAGCTGTTCCAAAACAGCCTGCGTGCCCGCCGGAAGTGGAAGGATATGGCCGGCGACACGGTGAAGACCGACGAGTCGGCCGGGCAAAGCCAGTTGCTGAACCGCGTGGACGGGTGGGCACAGGACGCCGGCCTGCCCCTGAGCGCGCTAAAGACCGGCCGCGGCGAGGGCGAGCAGGGCTTCCAACGCATTTCGGTGCAAGCCACCGCCGCCGGCACGATGGCGCAGGTGTCGCGATTCCTGTACTCGGTGCACACGGCCAAGGTGCCGGTGCGCGTGAGCGAGTTGCAGATCGCATCGCGCAAGGAAGGGACAGACGACCTGGCGCTGCAGGTCTCGATCTCGTCGATCTACGCCCCACCGCCTCCCCCGGCCGGCGATGCCGCGGGTGGAAGGACGGGTGCCCGATGA
- the gspD gene encoding type II secretion system secretin GspD — protein MINSVPPQRSRSIPRPRATGLLATAVATAMACVYLPAPQRAHAQVAPAASPTTLPATQPTTLPATQANGRPATTRGITEQRGGLVLNFQDASIDVVLDELSAAAGFIVVKEVRPEGRVTLVSRQPVNPSDAVALLNTVLRNAGYTAIQQERILKIVARDAAKRLNIPVRTGNDPAQIAATDELITQVIPLRFADATQLKADLQPLINPEADFASNASSNALVITDTSANVKRVVQIVAALDTSLADAVDVKVVQMKHATASTAATLINSIFGNLDAARPQGSQPGEQNQGGGGDRRDQFRRFMQQQAQESASRSGKLTAGSDDRTNSVVISGPPDTLEVVERVLKELDSNPAAEESVFVYRLLNAQAVNLETVLNSLFSGSPPPQRTITSNADLLRQARSSRTSSGFGAGGFGANVNTGQTRTQSSGFGNAGGFGGGFGSLFGGQGRLSQGAAQTASELAGRVYLIADVDTNSLIVRTSPANFERVKTVLEEIDRPVPQVLIKVLVAEVTHDNGLDIGAQLSVLNLRTGVNAAGETVESGSQIGTNFGIPTDGGTGLVLQIMETNFTAAIRALETTGKLDVLSRPYILASDNQLASITVGQEVPRIGTSIIGENGQVTNTAEYEDVGILLDVIPHINADGLVILDVAPEISSLTGTSVQISPGVTQPVIAKRSAQSRVSVRNGQTIVIGGLMEDRVTNTISKVPILGDIPLLGELFKRRQKTKAKTELLIFLTPHVATDAKQLPAMSAEELEGTKLVPKAVAPGMFDYHMQGLQRGSTTQPTTDPGAPLSPQPWTP, from the coding sequence ATGATCAATTCCGTCCCACCGCAGCGCTCCCGTTCGATCCCCCGGCCGCGCGCCACCGGGCTGCTCGCCACTGCCGTCGCCACCGCGATGGCCTGCGTCTACCTGCCCGCGCCGCAACGGGCGCACGCGCAGGTCGCGCCCGCCGCGTCGCCCACCACGCTGCCCGCGACACAGCCGACCACGCTACCGGCGACGCAGGCGAACGGTCGACCGGCGACGACGCGCGGCATCACCGAGCAGCGCGGTGGCCTCGTGCTGAACTTCCAGGACGCGTCGATCGACGTCGTCCTCGATGAACTCTCGGCCGCCGCGGGATTCATCGTGGTGAAGGAGGTGCGACCCGAGGGCCGCGTGACGCTCGTCAGCCGGCAACCGGTCAACCCGTCCGACGCCGTTGCGCTGCTGAACACCGTGCTGCGCAACGCCGGCTACACCGCCATTCAGCAGGAGCGCATCCTGAAGATCGTCGCGCGCGACGCCGCCAAGCGCCTGAACATCCCCGTGCGCACCGGCAACGACCCCGCGCAGATCGCCGCGACGGACGAGCTGATCACGCAGGTCATCCCGCTGCGCTTTGCCGACGCAACGCAGTTGAAGGCCGATTTGCAACCGCTGATTAACCCCGAGGCCGACTTCGCGTCGAACGCCTCCAGCAACGCGCTGGTGATCACGGACACGTCGGCCAACGTGAAGCGCGTGGTGCAGATCGTGGCGGCGCTGGACACGTCGCTGGCCGACGCGGTCGACGTGAAGGTGGTGCAGATGAAGCACGCCACCGCCTCGACCGCCGCCACGCTGATCAACAGCATCTTCGGCAACCTGGACGCCGCGCGGCCGCAAGGCAGCCAACCGGGTGAACAGAACCAGGGTGGTGGCGGCGACCGTCGCGACCAGTTCCGGCGCTTCATGCAGCAGCAGGCGCAGGAAAGCGCCTCGCGCTCGGGCAAGCTGACGGCCGGTTCCGACGATCGCACGAATTCGGTGGTGATCAGCGGGCCGCCCGACACGTTGGAGGTGGTCGAGCGCGTGCTGAAGGAACTGGATTCAAACCCCGCGGCCGAGGAATCGGTCTTCGTCTATCGCCTGCTGAACGCGCAGGCGGTGAACCTGGAGACGGTGCTAAACAGCCTGTTCAGCGGCAGCCCCCCGCCGCAGCGCACGATCACGAGCAACGCCGATTTGCTACGGCAGGCCCGCAGCAGCCGGACGTCGAGCGGCTTCGGTGCCGGTGGCTTCGGCGCCAACGTGAACACCGGCCAGACGCGCACGCAATCCAGCGGCTTTGGCAACGCCGGTGGCTTCGGTGGCGGCTTCGGTTCGCTGTTCGGCGGGCAAGGCCGCCTTTCCCAAGGCGCCGCGCAGACGGCTTCGGAACTGGCCGGGCGGGTCTACCTGATCGCCGACGTCGATACGAACTCGCTGATCGTGCGCACGTCGCCCGCCAACTTCGAACGCGTGAAGACCGTGCTGGAGGAGATCGACCGCCCGGTGCCGCAGGTGCTGATCAAGGTGCTGGTGGCCGAGGTGACGCACGACAACGGTCTGGACATTGGCGCGCAACTGTCTGTGCTGAACCTGCGCACCGGCGTGAACGCCGCAGGAGAGACAGTGGAGTCCGGTTCGCAGATCGGCACAAATTTCGGCATCCCCACCGATGGCGGCACCGGCCTGGTGTTGCAGATTATGGAGACGAACTTCACCGCCGCCATCCGCGCGCTGGAGACGACGGGCAAACTCGACGTGCTGTCGCGGCCGTACATTCTGGCGTCCGACAATCAGCTGGCGAGCATTACGGTGGGCCAGGAGGTGCCGCGCATCGGCACGTCGATCATCGGTGAGAACGGGCAGGTGACGAACACGGCTGAATACGAGGACGTGGGCATCCTGCTCGACGTTATCCCGCACATCAACGCCGATGGGCTGGTCATCTTGGACGTGGCCCCGGAAATTTCGTCGCTCACCGGCACCAGCGTGCAGATCTCCCCGGGCGTGACGCAACCGGTAATCGCCAAGCGGTCGGCACAGTCGCGCGTGTCGGTACGAAACGGGCAGACGATCGTGATCGGCGGATTGATGGAAGATCGCGTTACCAACACGATCAGCAAGGTGCCGATCCTGGGCGACATTCCCCTGCTCGGCGAACTGTTCAAACGGCGGCAGAAGACGAAGGCCAAGACGGAGCTGCTGATCTTCCTGACGCCGCACGTTGCGACCGATGCCAAGCAACTGCCAGCGATGTCGGCCGAGGAACTGGAGGGCACGAAGCTGGTGCCGAAGGCTGTGGCGCCGGGCATGTTCGACTATCATATGCAAGGCCTTCAGCGCGGCAGCACGACGCAGCCGACGACCGACCCTGGCGCACCGCTGTCGCCACAACCATGGACACCGTGA